A stretch of the Haloplanus aerogenes genome encodes the following:
- a CDS encoding BREX protein BrxB domain-containing protein, with the protein MTTSPYRAFKEKLCTFAKGQAGIRNPFVIAAVDPAIEHRTANRLDAWAIGTDEFPIIDEGVSVQPIWLDELLPQTKVYNLCVALGSETSPERIEGTMQDRLAEELVQEMRQNEIDGEQLEQQSHVVLLLNLGSLYPFTRASELLDELDRWNVRSTIGIPFPGDVVGGKLSFFGGDSRHYYPAHQIDGQIREVHLQQ; encoded by the coding sequence ATGACGACCTCCCCGTATCGAGCGTTCAAAGAGAAACTCTGCACGTTCGCAAAAGGTCAGGCGGGTATCCGTAATCCGTTCGTTATTGCGGCTGTCGACCCCGCGATCGAACATCGAACTGCGAACCGACTCGATGCATGGGCGATCGGGACTGACGAGTTCCCAATCATCGATGAGGGCGTCTCCGTCCAACCGATCTGGCTCGACGAGCTGCTCCCACAGACCAAAGTGTACAATCTGTGCGTCGCGCTCGGAAGCGAGACGAGCCCGGAACGAATCGAGGGGACGATGCAGGACCGCCTCGCCGAAGAACTCGTTCAGGAGATGAGGCAGAACGAGATCGACGGGGAACAGCTGGAGCAGCAAAGCCACGTCGTCTTGCTCCTCAATCTTGGTAGCCTCTACCCGTTTACACGTGCTTCCGAGCTCCTCGACGAACTCGATCGTTGGAACGTCAGATCGACCATCGGTATTCCGTTCCCGGGAGACGTCGTCGGTGGGAAGCTGAGCTTCTTCGGCGGCGATTCACGACACTACTATCCAGCGCACCAGATCGACGGGCAGATTCGGGAGGTGCATCTCCAACAATGA